A stretch of Bos mutus isolate GX-2022 chromosome 8, NWIPB_WYAK_1.1, whole genome shotgun sequence DNA encodes these proteins:
- the CCL21 gene encoding C-C motif chemokine 21: MAMAQSLVLSILVLVLAFCILQVQGSDGGAQDCCLRYSRKKIPANIVRSYRKQDPTLSCAMPAILFSPRKRSQPELCADPKEAWVQKLMQRLDKPSAPRKPVQDCKKEKGAPKSGKKGKGSKGCKRTEISKGP, from the exons ATGGCCATGGCTCAGTCACTGGTCCTGAGCATCCTTGTCCTGGTCCTGGCCTTCTGCATCCTCCAGGTCCAAG GCAGTGATGGAGGGGCACAGGACTGTTGCCTCAGGTACAGCCGAAAGAAGATTCCCGCCAACATTGTCCGCAGCTACCGGAAGCAGGACCCAACCCTGAGTTGCGCTATGCCAGCTATCCT GTTCTCGCCTCGGAAACGCTCTCAGCCAGAGCTATGTGCAGACCCTAAAGAGGCCTGGGTGCAGAAACTGATGCAGCGTCTGGACAAGCCATCAGCCCCACGGAAACCAGTCCAGGACTGTAAGAAGGAAAAGGGGGCCCCCAAGTCTGGCAAGAAGGGAAAGGGTTCCAAAGGCTGTAAGAG GACTGAGATCTCAAAAGGGCCATAG